In one window of Posidoniimonas corsicana DNA:
- the mfd gene encoding transcription-repair coupling factor, producing the protein MDNPPAVAVDALTELRRLAAKVCARDDFARVVGSLEEGRSGTLGGVWGSARALVAAAVASRCPGPLFVVTPHQADVDRLLTDLALFTDLPAAAFPAWERDQSERVLHDEVYGQRMRVLKTLSRLLASPDQPPGAADPRVVVTSIHGLMQPTPAPDAIAEATRTVAVGDATGEEQLVEWLTSRGCHRTSAVELPGEFAVRGGIIDVFPPDEEHPVRIEYFGDEVESIRHFDVATQRSAGAVQTVDLTLLEPSASDRAHMTVYAPPESWFLLIEPTDLAEEGRFYHERSDDTRSLHSVRTSLAEVYKYPSVTAAGVPAGSLEETGHLGFESVERLSGDIQRVRDELATVAEGQMVFIVCPTDAETQRLTELFADTPLLREDRLRLVVGDLAEGFRVVAERAIVLSSAELFNRHDTARGAIRQAAGRAIDTFLELREGDLIVHVTHGIGRYRGIKLLEKEGRKEEHLELEYHGGTRIFVPSTKIELVQKYVGGKSLKVPLARIGGKAWVRQKQAAEKAVTDLAADMLELQARRDARPGMAFPEDTPWQVEFDAAFPYEETPDQLRSIEEIKADMTQPRPMDRLLCGDVGFGKTELAIRAAFKAVDAGYQVAVLAPTTVLAEQHRRTFSERMAEFPFEIACLSRFCTAKEQRQILEKAREGGVDIVIGTHRLASGDVDFANLGLLIIDEEQRFGVAVKERLKAMRSAVDVLTMTATPIPRTLHMALLGARSISNLETPPSNRLAVETRVTRFNEEMVRHAMLRELNRGGQAYFVHNRVHDIKAVADRLNEIVPEARIGIGHGQMPEGELEEVMVKFVAHEYDILLATTIIESGLDIPNANTMFVDDADRYGLADLHQLRGRVGRANRRGYCYLLIQEDRQLPTQAARRLRAVEEFSQLGAGFALSMRDLEIRGAGNLLGTQQSGHIATVGYEMYCQMLEKAVRQLRKLPPKESVDVTIDLPVHAYLPGNYVPDMRSKIDLYRRLARASTLAEVEDFSGELNDRFGTLPPPAERFLELARLRVCAHQWGVQTVRREDNYLVFAYTHRGKIRELVDRSGGRLRIADGQSAYLPLDSARVGVEDLLGEVKTLLRPQRSAA; encoded by the coding sequence ATGGATAACCCCCCGGCGGTCGCGGTCGACGCTCTCACGGAGCTGAGGCGGCTGGCCGCGAAAGTCTGTGCGCGGGACGACTTCGCGCGGGTGGTCGGTAGTCTCGAAGAGGGACGCAGCGGCACGCTCGGCGGAGTCTGGGGGTCGGCGCGCGCGCTTGTCGCGGCGGCGGTCGCTTCGCGGTGCCCCGGGCCGCTGTTCGTGGTGACCCCCCACCAGGCGGACGTCGACCGCCTGCTGACCGACCTCGCGCTGTTCACCGACCTGCCCGCCGCGGCGTTCCCCGCGTGGGAGCGGGACCAGAGCGAGCGCGTGCTGCACGACGAGGTCTACGGCCAGCGGATGCGCGTGCTCAAAACGCTGAGCCGGCTGCTGGCGAGCCCCGATCAGCCGCCCGGCGCCGCCGACCCGCGGGTGGTCGTGACCAGCATCCACGGGCTGATGCAGCCCACCCCGGCGCCCGACGCGATCGCCGAGGCGACACGCACCGTGGCCGTGGGCGACGCCACCGGCGAGGAGCAGCTAGTAGAGTGGCTCACGTCGCGCGGCTGCCACCGCACCAGCGCGGTCGAGCTGCCGGGCGAGTTCGCGGTGCGGGGCGGCATCATCGACGTGTTCCCCCCGGACGAGGAGCACCCGGTTCGTATCGAGTACTTCGGCGACGAGGTCGAGTCGATCCGCCACTTCGACGTGGCGACCCAGCGGAGCGCCGGCGCGGTGCAGACCGTCGACCTGACGCTGCTGGAGCCGTCGGCCTCGGACCGGGCGCACATGACCGTGTACGCGCCGCCGGAGAGCTGGTTCCTGCTCATCGAGCCCACCGACCTGGCCGAGGAGGGACGCTTCTACCACGAGCGGTCGGACGACACCCGCTCGCTGCACAGCGTCCGCACCAGCCTGGCCGAGGTGTACAAGTACCCCTCGGTGACCGCGGCGGGCGTGCCGGCCGGGTCGCTCGAGGAGACCGGCCACCTCGGCTTCGAGTCGGTCGAGCGGCTCAGCGGCGACATCCAGCGGGTGCGCGACGAGCTGGCGACTGTCGCCGAGGGGCAGATGGTGTTTATTGTCTGCCCGACCGACGCGGAGACGCAGCGCCTGACCGAGCTGTTCGCCGACACGCCACTGCTGCGCGAGGACCGGCTGCGGCTCGTCGTGGGCGACCTGGCCGAGGGCTTCCGCGTGGTCGCGGAGCGGGCGATCGTGCTCTCCAGCGCCGAGCTGTTCAACCGGCACGACACGGCCCGCGGCGCGATCCGCCAGGCGGCGGGCCGTGCGATCGACACGTTCCTGGAGCTCCGCGAGGGCGACCTGATCGTCCACGTGACGCACGGCATCGGCCGCTACCGCGGCATCAAGCTGCTGGAGAAGGAGGGCCGCAAGGAAGAGCACCTGGAGCTGGAGTACCACGGCGGCACCCGCATCTTTGTGCCCAGCACCAAGATCGAGCTGGTGCAGAAGTACGTGGGCGGCAAGTCGCTCAAGGTGCCGCTGGCGCGGATCGGCGGCAAGGCCTGGGTGCGGCAGAAGCAGGCCGCGGAGAAGGCGGTCACCGACCTGGCGGCCGACATGCTCGAGCTGCAGGCGCGTCGCGACGCGCGGCCCGGCATGGCCTTCCCCGAAGACACGCCCTGGCAGGTGGAGTTCGACGCCGCGTTCCCCTACGAGGAGACGCCCGACCAGCTCCGCTCCATCGAAGAGATCAAGGCGGACATGACCCAGCCGCGCCCGATGGACCGCCTGCTGTGCGGCGACGTCGGGTTCGGCAAGACCGAGCTGGCGATCCGCGCCGCGTTCAAGGCGGTGGACGCCGGCTACCAGGTCGCGGTGCTCGCGCCCACCACCGTGCTGGCCGAGCAGCACCGCCGCACCTTCAGCGAGCGGATGGCGGAGTTCCCGTTCGAGATCGCCTGCCTCAGCCGGTTCTGTACCGCCAAGGAGCAGCGGCAGATCCTGGAGAAGGCCCGCGAGGGCGGCGTGGACATCGTCATCGGCACGCACCGCCTAGCGTCGGGCGACGTGGACTTCGCCAACCTGGGCCTGCTGATCATCGACGAGGAGCAGCGGTTCGGCGTGGCGGTGAAGGAGCGGCTCAAGGCGATGCGCTCGGCGGTCGACGTGCTGACCATGACCGCCACCCCGATCCCCCGCACGCTGCACATGGCACTGCTGGGCGCGCGGAGCATCTCGAACCTCGAGACCCCGCCCTCCAACCGCCTGGCGGTCGAGACCCGCGTCACCCGCTTCAACGAGGAGATGGTCCGCCACGCGATGCTCCGCGAGCTGAATCGGGGCGGGCAGGCGTACTTCGTGCACAACCGGGTACACGACATCAAGGCGGTCGCCGACCGGCTGAACGAGATCGTCCCCGAGGCCCGCATCGGCATCGGCCACGGCCAGATGCCCGAGGGCGAGCTGGAGGAGGTGATGGTCAAGTTCGTGGCCCACGAGTACGACATCCTGCTCGCCACGACCATCATCGAGAGCGGCCTGGACATCCCCAACGCCAACACGATGTTCGTCGACGACGCCGACCGCTACGGCCTGGCGGACCTGCACCAGCTGCGGGGCCGCGTGGGGCGGGCGAACCGGCGGGGCTACTGCTACCTGCTGATCCAGGAGGACCGGCAGCTGCCCACGCAGGCCGCCCGCCGGCTGAGGGCGGTGGAGGAGTTCAGCCAGCTCGGCGCCGGCTTCGCGCTCTCGATGCGCGACCTGGAGATCCGCGGCGCCGGCAACCTGCTGGGCACGCAACAGTCGGGGCACATCGCCACGGTCGGCTACGAGATGTACTGCCAGATGCTGGAGAAGGCGGTGCGGCAGCTCCGCAAGCTGCCGCCCAAAGAGAGCGTCGACGTCACGATCGACCTGCCGGTGCACGCCTACCTGCCCGGCAACTACGTGCCCGACATGCGGTCGAAGATCGACCTCTACCGCCGGCTGGCGCGTGCTAGCACCCTGGCCGAGGTGGAGGACTTTTCCGGCGAGCTGAATGACCGCTTCGGGACCCTCCCCCCGCCGGCCGAGCGATTCCTCGAGCTCGCGCGGCTGAGGGTCTGCGCCCACCAGTGGGGCGTGCAGACGGTCCGCCGCGAGGACAACTACCTGGTTTTCGCGTACACCCACCGCGGCAAGATCCGCGAGCTGGTGGACCGCAGCGGCGGGCGGCTCCGCATCGCGGACGGCCAGAGCGCCTACCTGCCGCTCGACAGCGCCCGCGTCGGGGTCGAGGACCTGCTGGGCGAGGTGAAAACGCTCTTGCGGCCGCAGCGCTCCGCCGCCTAA
- a CDS encoding peptidylprolyl isomerase, translating into MPARLSLAQTTCLALLASIGAPASTTAQPLADGYKQVDTSLQPVDECEVIAKVNGELVLACELLWEANLRIEELKVPREHQDDARRQLMQQLLMQKLDLLMLYSDFRRTVPQADLEKIHESLTKPFEEQELPKLMKQVGAEDQRELQRRLVQLGTSLRERREDFFRMMIARSWAQEGLTFSREVTHQQLLDYYHKTAEKYDYPTQAKWEELAVNFGSYPTKSDAYRAIAGIGNQAFRLVRQQADPTAPAFAELAKSSSQGITAKEGGQHDWTSQGALAAERVDEALFTLPPGQMSPILESSTGFHIVRVLERKEAGRTPFTEVQTEIREKIIDQRFTVAVNEKMKKLKAKSHVWTVYTGDLDNPKLAKQPGAAR; encoded by the coding sequence TTGCCGGCACGCCTTTCACTCGCACAGACGACCTGCCTGGCCCTCCTCGCTAGCATCGGCGCGCCCGCTTCCACAACGGCGCAGCCCCTGGCGGACGGCTACAAGCAGGTGGACACCTCGCTGCAGCCCGTGGACGAGTGTGAGGTGATCGCCAAGGTCAACGGCGAACTCGTGCTGGCCTGCGAGCTGCTCTGGGAGGCCAACCTGCGGATCGAGGAGCTCAAGGTCCCCCGCGAGCACCAGGACGACGCCCGCCGGCAGCTCATGCAGCAGCTGCTGATGCAGAAGCTCGACCTCTTGATGCTGTACTCCGACTTCCGCCGCACCGTGCCGCAGGCCGACCTGGAGAAGATCCACGAGAGCCTGACCAAGCCCTTCGAGGAGCAGGAGTTGCCGAAGCTGATGAAGCAGGTCGGCGCCGAGGACCAGCGCGAGCTGCAGCGTCGGCTGGTGCAGCTGGGCACGTCGCTCCGCGAGCGGCGCGAGGACTTCTTCCGGATGATGATCGCCCGCAGCTGGGCGCAGGAGGGGCTGACCTTCAGCCGCGAGGTGACGCACCAGCAGCTGCTCGACTACTACCACAAGACCGCCGAGAAGTACGACTACCCCACGCAGGCGAAGTGGGAGGAGCTGGCGGTCAACTTCGGCAGCTACCCGACCAAGTCCGACGCCTACCGCGCCATCGCCGGGATCGGCAACCAGGCGTTCCGGCTGGTCCGCCAGCAGGCCGACCCCACTGCGCCCGCGTTCGCCGAGCTGGCGAAGTCCAGCTCGCAGGGCATCACCGCCAAGGAGGGCGGCCAGCACGACTGGACCTCCCAGGGCGCGCTGGCGGCCGAACGCGTCGACGAGGCGCTGTTCACGCTCCCCCCGGGACAGATGAGCCCGATCCTGGAGAGCAGCACCGGCTTCCACATCGTGCGGGTGCTGGAGCGTAAGGAGGCCGGACGCACGCCGTTCACCGAGGTGCAGACGGAGATCCGGGAGAAGATCATCGACCAGAGGTTCACGGTCGCGGTGAACGAGAAGATGAAGAAGCTGAAGGCCAAATCGCACGTCTGGACCGTGTACACCGGCGACCTCGACAACCCGAAGCTCGCGAAGCAGCCCGGCGCCGCGCGGTAG